A window of Ignavibacterium sp. contains these coding sequences:
- a CDS encoding glycosyltransferase: MSEFLKILMIFNYLVLFYFLTVITIYIILNIVSFFKILSYKNKIEFADLERIFKLKNYKPISVIVPAYNEGNNIVENVKSLLQLIYPQFQLVVVNDGSKDDTLKKLIDNFSLKQISFPDLYKIKSEKINAVYKSKDIHNLTVVDKVNGGKADAINAGINVAKYPLITVIDADSILERDCLLKIAQPFIENENVVAVGGTIRIANGCEIKKGHIVNVGLSKNWLARFQVVEYLRAFLFGRTGFDVINGILIISGAFSCFKRDAVVEIGGYKRGSIGEDMEIVMRLHKHFRKINPDTKITFIPDPICWTEAPESLKILMRQRTRWQKGTIECLLIHRDLLFNFNYGLMGLIVVPYYLIYEFLGPVIEFLGYIFFIISLLLGILSAEFTIAFLAAAILYGIVLSILSVILEELSFKKYPKISHLLTLFLTAVVENFGYRQLTTWWRFKGTIEFFIGKRQWESMEKKGLSSQKS, encoded by the coding sequence ATGAGTGAGTTCCTGAAAATTCTGATGATATTTAATTACTTAGTGTTGTTTTACTTCCTCACAGTAATTACTATCTATATCATTCTTAATATTGTTTCATTCTTTAAAATTCTGAGTTACAAAAACAAGATTGAGTTTGCTGACCTTGAGAGAATATTCAAACTAAAGAATTACAAACCTATTTCAGTAATTGTTCCGGCATACAATGAAGGCAACAACATCGTTGAGAATGTGAAATCATTGTTACAACTTATTTATCCACAATTTCAACTTGTTGTGGTGAATGATGGGTCTAAAGATGATACTCTCAAAAAACTGATAGATAATTTTTCTCTGAAACAAATTTCTTTCCCGGATTTATATAAAATAAAATCTGAAAAAATTAATGCTGTTTATAAATCAAAAGACATTCATAATCTTACTGTAGTTGATAAAGTTAACGGTGGAAAAGCGGATGCGATAAATGCAGGAATAAATGTAGCTAAGTATCCTCTGATTACGGTAATTGATGCCGATTCAATTCTTGAAAGAGATTGTTTATTGAAAATTGCTCAACCTTTTATTGAAAATGAAAATGTAGTTGCTGTTGGCGGAACAATCAGGATAGCAAATGGATGCGAAATTAAGAAAGGTCACATAGTTAATGTCGGTCTTTCGAAAAACTGGCTTGCAAGATTTCAGGTCGTTGAGTATTTGCGCGCATTTCTTTTCGGAAGAACCGGCTTTGATGTAATTAATGGAATACTTATTATCTCTGGTGCATTCAGTTGCTTTAAAAGAGATGCAGTGGTAGAAATCGGAGGTTATAAAAGAGGTTCGATAGGTGAAGATATGGAAATAGTTATGCGGCTTCACAAACATTTCAGGAAAATAAATCCAGACACAAAAATAACTTTTATACCTGATCCGATTTGCTGGACTGAAGCTCCTGAAAGTCTTAAAATTCTGATGAGACAACGAACCCGCTGGCAGAAAGGAACAATTGAATGTCTGCTGATTCATAGAGATTTATTATTCAACTTTAATTATGGATTGATGGGACTTATCGTTGTTCCCTATTATCTCATTTATGAATTTCTCGGACCGGTTATTGAATTTCTTGGTTACATCTTTTTCATTATATCATTATTACTCGGAATACTTTCCGCTGAATTTACAATTGCATTTCTGGCTGCTGCAATTCTGTACGGAATTGTTCTGTCTATATTGTCTGTAATTCTTGAAGAACTTTCTTTCAAAAAATATCCCAAAATCAGTCACTTGCTAACTTTATTTCTTACAGCAGTTGTTGAAAATTTTGGTTACAGACAATTAACCACCTGGTGGAGATTCAAAGGTACGATTGAATTCTTCATTGGTAAACGACAGTGGGAAAGTATGGAAAAGAAAGGTTTATCATCACAAAAAAGTTGA
- a CDS encoding HEAT repeat domain-containing protein, with amino-acid sequence MIYSIVKNFFFLSGVIIPSGKNLLFILTQIIIFLSIVSLLLIAIVLIIRLINSYDEKRKNDFLSKWEKDFYEYLGSPDNPTKLLEGVKRSQYKYLLMVLRDLFSVLSGKDLESLKRIVNETPVYNFLLDDLKSNRTKRIIRAAYFFGASGNQNVKSILFGHLYSNKTDVFIFCARALARINALEYATAILHAARFQRELSTDILISILLEFKSDVCNFLLERIVFEDDYYKRVAIQIFRFHGFREAAGEVIKIFKTSTNKKLLVECIKYAGAIECIDAIPHLWEHFEHPDIEVKTASIEALAKIGGSELVPIFVQRLYEDSYEVNIAAAEALLDLGEKGINLLKVVAKSNSDSKAAAIARMVLSENFIEIDDE; translated from the coding sequence TTGATTTACTCAATAGTAAAAAATTTTTTCTTTTTATCCGGAGTCATAATTCCGTCAGGAAAAAATCTTCTTTTTATTCTAACTCAGATAATTATTTTCCTTTCCATCGTATCGCTTTTATTAATAGCAATTGTACTGATTATAAGACTAATCAATTCATACGATGAGAAAAGAAAAAATGATTTTCTTTCCAAATGGGAAAAAGATTTTTATGAATATCTTGGCTCACCTGATAACCCAACCAAACTTTTAGAGGGAGTTAAAAGATCACAGTATAAATATTTATTAATGGTCCTGAGAGATTTATTTTCAGTTCTTTCGGGAAAAGATTTAGAGAGCTTGAAAAGAATTGTTAATGAAACCCCTGTTTACAATTTCCTGCTTGATGATTTAAAGAGTAACCGCACGAAAAGAATTATCCGTGCTGCATATTTTTTCGGAGCTTCGGGTAATCAGAATGTTAAATCAATTTTATTCGGTCATCTTTATTCTAATAAGACTGATGTTTTTATTTTTTGTGCGCGTGCTTTAGCCCGCATAAATGCTTTAGAATATGCAACAGCAATTCTTCACGCAGCAAGATTTCAAAGAGAACTAAGCACAGATATTCTGATTTCAATCTTACTTGAGTTCAAATCAGATGTTTGCAATTTTCTTCTTGAGCGTATTGTTTTTGAAGACGATTACTATAAAAGAGTTGCTATTCAGATTTTCAGATTCCACGGCTTCCGGGAAGCAGCTGGTGAAGTGATTAAAATTTTCAAAACCTCCACAAATAAAAAATTACTTGTCGAGTGTATTAAATATGCCGGAGCTATCGAGTGCATTGATGCAATTCCGCATTTATGGGAACATTTTGAACATCCGGATATTGAAGTGAAAACTGCTTCGATTGAAGCACTTGCAAAAATTGGCGGGAGCGAACTAGTTCCAATCTTTGTACAACGACTTTATGAAGACTCTTACGAAGTTAACATCGCTGCCGCTGAAGCTTTACTCGATTTAGGAGAAAAAGGGATCAACTTGCTTAAGGTAGTCGCGAAAAGTAATTCCGATTCAAAAGCCGCTGCAATTGCCAGGATGGTTTTATCAGAAAACTTTATTGAGATTGATGATGAGTGA
- a CDS encoding response regulator, with the protein MSAAKKKIFYAEDSDSLIKLMTYKLQNEGYEIIVFNTGEEVFEKAITEKPDLIILDLMMPIKDGLTVLKEIKSNPETDSIPVIMLTTNAEEETILKALEAGALEYITKPFSTAVLLAKIKKIIG; encoded by the coding sequence ATGTCTGCTGCAAAAAAGAAAATTTTTTATGCTGAGGATTCAGATTCTCTGATAAAGCTGATGACTTACAAACTTCAGAATGAAGGTTATGAGATAATAGTATTCAACACCGGCGAAGAAGTTTTCGAAAAAGCAATTACTGAAAAGCCCGATCTTATTATTCTGGATTTAATGATGCCAATTAAAGATGGATTAACAGTCCTCAAAGAAATAAAAAGTAATCCTGAAACTGATTCAATTCCGGTAATTATGCTTACAACAAATGCTGAAGAAGAAACTATTCTGAAAGCACTTGAAGCCGGAGCACTTGAATACATTACAAAACCATTTTCAACGGCTGTCCTTTTAGCTAAAATTAAAAAAATAATAGGTTGA
- the typA gene encoding translational GTPase TypA — translation MNKLRNIAIIAHVDHGKTTLVDQLLKQCQVFRNNQIVRERFLDSNDLERERGITILAKNISITYKDYKINLIDTPGHSDFGGEVERVLKMADGVLLLVDSFEGPMPQTRFVLQKALDLNLKPIVVINKIDRPDNRPKEVLDEVYDLFIDLGADENQLEFPVVYASGRNGWAVKNLSDEKKDLTPLLDSIIKDIPPPPDNKGGVQIQITTLDYNDYVGRIGVGRVFRGTLRKSDKLSIIKRNGDIHDVEIRQLFVFEGLNREEVDEVSCGDICAIVGIDDVDIGDTIADADNPEPLPIISIDEPTISMTFMVNNSPFYGKEGKFVTSRQLRDRLFKELEHNVALRVQETNSPDAYKVSGRGILHLSILIENMRREGYELQVREPKVIYKEIDGKKAEPIEVLTVDVPGELAGKVIEIVGQRRGQLMKMESKGNLTSLEFHIPSRGIMGLRTKVLTATSGEAVMHHQFYQYEFFKGAINRVRNGVMISMGEGPATAYAIDSLQDRGKFFIEPGEVVYAGQIVGEHSKENDIEVNVQRGKKLTNMRASGADKAIKIVPAIKFSLEEALEYIEEDEMVEVTPKSIRLRKIYLDPNERKRYNLGKASVPTN, via the coding sequence ATGAACAAACTAAGAAATATTGCAATCATAGCGCATGTTGATCACGGTAAAACAACATTAGTTGATCAGTTACTAAAACAGTGTCAGGTTTTCAGAAATAATCAGATAGTCCGTGAAAGATTTCTTGATTCCAACGACCTCGAGCGTGAAAGAGGAATAACAATTCTCGCAAAGAATATCAGTATCACTTATAAAGATTATAAGATAAATTTAATTGATACTCCCGGACACTCTGATTTTGGCGGCGAAGTTGAAAGAGTTCTGAAGATGGCTGACGGAGTTTTACTTCTCGTTGATTCATTTGAAGGTCCGATGCCACAGACAAGATTTGTATTACAAAAAGCACTTGACCTTAATCTCAAACCAATAGTCGTTATAAACAAAATAGACAGGCCGGATAACCGCCCCAAAGAAGTTCTGGATGAAGTATATGACTTATTTATTGATCTTGGTGCGGATGAAAACCAACTTGAATTTCCTGTAGTTTATGCAAGTGGCAGAAATGGTTGGGCAGTTAAAAATCTTTCAGATGAAAAGAAAGATTTAACTCCTTTGCTCGATTCAATCATTAAGGATATTCCTCCACCGCCAGATAATAAAGGTGGTGTTCAAATACAGATTACGACATTAGATTATAATGATTATGTTGGAAGGATTGGTGTTGGAAGAGTTTTCAGAGGAACGCTGAGAAAATCAGATAAACTTTCCATCATTAAGCGAAATGGAGACATTCACGATGTTGAAATAAGACAATTGTTTGTGTTTGAAGGATTAAACAGAGAAGAAGTTGATGAAGTTAGTTGCGGTGATATTTGTGCAATCGTTGGAATTGATGATGTTGATATAGGTGATACAATTGCTGATGCGGATAATCCGGAACCGCTTCCGATTATCTCTATTGATGAACCAACGATCAGTATGACATTCATGGTCAATAATTCTCCATTCTATGGTAAAGAAGGAAAATTTGTTACTTCAAGACAATTACGTGACCGTTTATTCAAAGAGCTTGAACATAATGTAGCTTTAAGAGTTCAGGAGACAAATTCACCGGATGCATATAAAGTGTCCGGAAGAGGAATTCTGCATCTCTCAATTCTGATAGAAAATATGCGTCGCGAAGGTTATGAACTTCAGGTGCGTGAACCGAAAGTAATCTACAAAGAAATTGATGGTAAGAAAGCTGAACCGATTGAAGTTCTAACTGTAGATGTTCCTGGTGAGCTTGCCGGAAAAGTTATTGAAATTGTCGGACAAAGACGCGGACAACTTATGAAAATGGAATCGAAAGGAAATCTTACTTCCCTTGAATTTCACATTCCTTCGAGAGGAATAATGGGACTTCGTACCAAAGTTTTAACAGCGACTTCAGGTGAAGCAGTAATGCATCATCAATTCTATCAATACGAATTCTTTAAAGGTGCAATTAACCGCGTTCGAAATGGTGTTATGATTTCGATGGGTGAAGGACCAGCAACGGCGTATGCTATAGACTCACTTCAGGACAGAGGAAAATTCTTCATTGAGCCGGGTGAAGTTGTTTACGCTGGTCAGATTGTTGGCGAGCATAGCAAAGAAAACGATATTGAAGTAAATGTTCAACGCGGAAAGAAGCTTACAAATATGCGAGCATCCGGTGCTGATAAAGCAATCAAAATTGTTCCGGCAATTAAATTCTCACTGGAAGAAGCACTTGAGTATATTGAAGAAGATGAAATGGTAGAAGTAACTCCCAAATCAATTCGTCTTAGAAAAATTTATCTTGATCCAAACGAACGAAAAAGATACAACTTAGGTAAAGCTTCGGTTCCAACTAATTAA
- a CDS encoding zinc-binding dehydrogenase has translation MSKTGSLNKLKLTSDNLATPKSNQVTIEVKSIGLNFADFFCIHGLYKAAPKNNLIPGLEFSGVVIDKGNEVNEFSVGDKIIGVTKFGAFATHINLDKNYLMKLPDGWSFEEGASFVVQALTAYYALKELGNIKENQIVLIHSVAGGVGIYANRIAKKFNCTTIGTVGSPDKIEKIKSEKVDYILVRDKNFIPDLKKVLNDRKIDLLLESLTGKYFKDTFNLLAPQGRAIIYGASNFATHTSFPNYLELAYKYFTRPKVDILKLIEQNRSVMGFNLIWLYEKGDYLKSLLDEILELELEKPYIGEIFSFEQMHDAIRKFQSGKTFGKVVVKVE, from the coding sequence ATGTCAAAGACCGGCTCTTTAAACAAACTAAAACTTACCTCAGATAATCTGGCGACTCCAAAATCAAATCAGGTTACAATAGAAGTCAAATCAATAGGGTTAAACTTTGCTGATTTCTTTTGCATTCACGGACTTTATAAAGCAGCACCAAAAAATAATTTAATTCCCGGTTTGGAATTTTCAGGTGTTGTGATTGATAAAGGAAATGAAGTGAATGAGTTTTCAGTCGGTGATAAAATTATTGGCGTTACTAAATTTGGTGCGTTTGCCACTCACATTAATCTTGACAAAAATTATTTAATGAAATTACCGGATGGTTGGTCTTTTGAAGAAGGAGCTTCGTTTGTTGTTCAGGCATTGACTGCTTATTACGCATTAAAGGAATTGGGAAATATTAAAGAGAATCAAATTGTTTTGATTCACAGTGTTGCCGGTGGAGTTGGAATTTATGCAAACAGAATTGCAAAAAAATTTAATTGCACTACAATCGGAACGGTGGGAAGCCCAGATAAAATTGAAAAAATCAAGAGTGAAAAAGTAGATTATATTCTGGTTCGTGATAAAAATTTTATTCCTGATCTTAAAAAAGTTTTAAATGACAGAAAAATTGATTTACTTCTTGAATCGCTTACCGGAAAATACTTTAAGGATACTTTTAATCTTTTAGCTCCACAAGGCAGAGCAATAATTTACGGTGCATCAAATTTTGCAACTCATACTTCTTTTCCAAATTATCTGGAACTTGCGTATAAATATTTCACTCGTCCCAAAGTTGACATTCTGAAATTGATTGAGCAGAACCGATCAGTAATGGGTTTTAATCTTATATGGCTTTATGAAAAAGGTGATTATTTAAAATCATTACTAGATGAAATATTGGAACTTGAATTAGAAAAACCGTACATCGGCGAAATTTTTAGTTTTGAACAAATGCACGATGCAATAAGAAAATTTCAATCAGGAAAAACATTCGGAAAAGTAGTTGTTAAAGTAGAATAA
- the ftcD gene encoding glutamate formimidoyltransferase, translating to MHERLIECVPNFSEGQRPEIIKQITDEIEKVEGVKLLDVDPGFDMNRTVVTFIGTPEGVKEAAFNAIKKAAELIDMSKHKGTHPRMGATDVCPFVPIAGVSEEECIALSKEVAKRVGEELGIPVYLYEKSATSPERINLAKIRQGEYEGLEEKLKDPKWKPDYGPAKFNPKSGATVIGVREFLIAYNINLNTREEKYATDIAFELREKGRSARKGGNGPFYFKSEEILKYQKGSYPCGSCEFVGKAIEETITHCKEAHNYNLEELLDLNGIDPKNPEGQSVKIPGKFKHCKAIGWMVPKYDRAQISINLTNYKVTSMHHVFDEACRLAEERGLRVTGSEIVGMVPYPALLETGKYYLRKQHRSVGIPIRDILNTAVQSLGLNDVSQFKIEDRVLGLPKNIDTALVEMKLTDFVDEVSRETPAPGGGSIAALSGALGAALSSMVSNLTAFKRGSTPEIDSILNEAAERCQFIKDSLVKAVDDDTNAFNDYMNARRLPNKTSEEKKVREDAMQSGLKKAVNVPLNTARLSYEAIEIAETVAKYGNPNSITDVGVGAQSAYTGVLGGIYNVLINLKDIKDEKFIDEMKKECSELKQKAQKKLFDVLSYVESKL from the coding sequence ATGCACGAAAGACTTATTGAATGCGTCCCAAACTTTTCTGAAGGACAGCGTCCTGAAATTATTAAGCAGATAACTGATGAAATTGAAAAAGTAGAAGGCGTAAAACTGCTGGATGTTGATCCGGGCTTCGATATGAATCGTACGGTTGTAACGTTTATTGGAACACCTGAAGGGGTTAAAGAAGCAGCATTCAATGCAATTAAAAAAGCCGCAGAACTTATTGATATGTCAAAACACAAAGGAACACATCCACGAATGGGTGCAACGGATGTTTGTCCTTTTGTTCCGATTGCAGGTGTAAGTGAAGAAGAATGTATTGCTTTATCAAAAGAGGTTGCCAAAAGAGTCGGCGAAGAACTTGGAATACCTGTTTATCTTTATGAAAAGTCAGCCACATCTCCCGAAAGAATTAATCTCGCAAAAATAAGGCAAGGAGAATACGAAGGTCTTGAAGAAAAACTTAAAGATCCAAAATGGAAACCGGATTATGGTCCTGCAAAGTTTAACCCAAAATCAGGCGCAACAGTAATTGGAGTGCGGGAATTTCTTATTGCTTATAATATCAACTTAAATACTCGTGAAGAAAAATACGCAACTGATATTGCATTCGAATTAAGAGAAAAAGGTCGTTCAGCAAGAAAAGGCGGTAATGGTCCTTTCTATTTTAAGAGTGAAGAAATACTAAAATATCAGAAAGGTTCTTATCCTTGTGGTAGTTGTGAATTTGTGGGTAAGGCAATTGAAGAAACAATTACTCACTGTAAAGAAGCTCACAATTATAACCTGGAGGAATTACTTGATTTAAATGGAATTGATCCGAAAAATCCTGAAGGTCAATCGGTTAAGATTCCCGGAAAGTTCAAACATTGCAAAGCAATTGGATGGATGGTTCCAAAATATGATCGTGCACAGATTTCAATTAACCTCACAAACTATAAAGTTACCTCAATGCATCATGTTTTTGATGAAGCATGCCGACTTGCAGAAGAAAGAGGTTTACGGGTTACAGGAAGCGAAATTGTTGGAATGGTTCCTTATCCTGCATTGCTTGAAACAGGAAAGTATTATTTGAGAAAGCAACATCGTTCAGTTGGTATACCGATTCGTGATATTCTTAACACTGCAGTTCAGTCACTCGGGCTGAATGATGTTTCCCAATTTAAAATTGAAGATAGAGTTTTAGGTCTTCCAAAGAATATTGATACAGCACTTGTTGAAATGAAACTCACTGATTTTGTTGATGAAGTATCACGGGAAACTCCCGCGCCCGGTGGTGGTTCAATTGCCGCATTATCAGGAGCGCTTGGGGCAGCTCTCTCATCAATGGTAAGTAATCTTACAGCATTCAAACGAGGCAGTACACCCGAAATTGATTCAATCCTGAACGAAGCTGCTGAAAGATGTCAGTTTATTAAAGATTCACTTGTAAAAGCTGTTGATGATGATACAAATGCTTTTAATGATTATATGAATGCAAGAAGACTTCCTAATAAAACATCAGAAGAAAAGAAAGTCCGTGAAGATGCAATGCAAAGCGGATTAAAGAAAGCTGTAAATGTACCTTTAAATACTGCGCGACTTAGTTATGAAGCAATTGAAATTGCAGAAACAGTTGCAAAGTATGGTAATCCGAATTCAATTACTGATGTTGGTGTAGGTGCACAAAGTGCTTACACTGGTGTGCTTGGTGGAATTTATAATGTTTTGATTAATCTTAAAGATATAAAAGATGAAAAATTCATTGATGAGATGAAGAAAGAATGTTCAGAGTTAAAACAAAAAGCTCAGAAAAAACTTTTTGATGTTTTATCTTATGTTGAATCAAAATTATAA
- a CDS encoding carbon-nitrogen hydrolase: MKQPNKFKVGIIQLSFSKNPESNLQKAFKWIEKAADKGAQVICLPELFRSQYFCQSENIDYFDLAETIPGPSTDAIGKVAKKKKVVVVVPVFEKRATGLYHNSLAVINTKGEIAGIYRKMHIPDDPAYYEKFYFTPGDLGFKSFDTEYGNIGTLICWDQWYPEGARLTALQGASILFYPTAIGWHPHEKKEHGKAQFESWQTIQRSHAIANGVYVAAVNRIGLEKENKDSAGIEFWGRSFICDPQGIILAEASHDKEEILIAEVDLNRIEYIRRNWPFLRDRRIDAYSDITKRFLK, encoded by the coding sequence ATGAAGCAACCAAATAAATTTAAAGTTGGAATTATACAATTATCATTCAGTAAAAATCCTGAAAGCAATCTCCAAAAAGCTTTTAAGTGGATTGAAAAAGCTGCAGACAAAGGCGCACAGGTTATTTGTTTACCTGAACTTTTCCGTTCTCAATATTTTTGTCAATCTGAGAACATAGATTACTTTGATCTTGCTGAAACAATTCCGGGACCTTCAACTGATGCGATAGGTAAAGTTGCAAAAAAGAAAAAAGTTGTAGTTGTGGTGCCAGTATTCGAAAAGCGTGCTACCGGACTTTATCATAATTCTCTTGCTGTGATAAACACAAAAGGAGAAATTGCAGGCATTTACAGAAAGATGCACATTCCTGATGATCCAGCTTACTATGAAAAATTTTATTTCACACCAGGAGATTTAGGATTTAAATCCTTTGATACTGAATACGGAAACATTGGAACTTTAATTTGTTGGGATCAATGGTATCCTGAAGGTGCAAGATTAACTGCACTTCAAGGCGCAAGTATTTTATTTTATCCAACAGCAATTGGTTGGCATCCTCACGAAAAGAAAGAACACGGTAAAGCCCAGTTCGAAAGTTGGCAAACAATTCAACGCTCCCACGCAATTGCTAACGGAGTTTATGTTGCTGCAGTAAACAGAATTGGTCTTGAAAAAGAAAACAAAGATTCAGCAGGAATTGAATTTTGGGGAAGAAGTTTTATCTGCGATCCTCAGGGAATTATTCTTGCCGAAGCTTCACACGACAAAGAAGAAATTCTTATTGCTGAAGTTGATTTAAATAGGATAGAATACATTCGTCGTAACTGGCCATTCCTTCGTGACCGGCGGATTGACGCTTACAGTGATATTACAAAAAGATTTTTGAAATAA
- a CDS encoding agmatine/peptidylarginine deiminase, whose product MNNKNFYRLPAEWEKHEATWIGWPANKEDWPGKFTPIPWVYGEIVRYISREEKVRIIVSSKLHKQKAINVLKSVDANLSNIEFFFLKTDRNWLRDAGPQFVKDEKGSTIVVQFKFNAWAKYDNYKLDVKIPKMISEKLKLKRVVAEHNNKEVVLEGGSIDYNGTGTIITTEECLMDDEVQVRNPGFTKKDYEEVFRKYFGVTNVIWLGNGIAGDDTHGHVDDITRFVNRNTLVTVIETKANDPNYIPLMENCERLEDAILEDGSAPEIVEIPMPSPVYFKGQRLPASYANFYISNYVVLVPTFNDPNDRIALGILSELFEDRPVIGIHAVDLVWGLGTLHCLTHEQVL is encoded by the coding sequence ATGAACAATAAAAATTTTTATCGACTTCCCGCAGAATGGGAAAAACACGAAGCTACCTGGATTGGCTGGCCGGCTAATAAAGAAGATTGGCCTGGGAAGTTTACACCAATCCCTTGGGTTTATGGTGAAATAGTAAGATATATTTCCCGAGAAGAAAAAGTCAGGATTATTGTTTCATCCAAATTGCACAAGCAAAAGGCAATAAATGTTTTAAAATCTGTTGATGCTAATCTTTCCAATATAGAATTTTTCTTTCTGAAGACAGACAGAAATTGGTTAAGGGATGCAGGTCCTCAGTTCGTAAAAGATGAAAAGGGAAGCACAATAGTTGTTCAGTTTAAGTTCAATGCCTGGGCTAAATATGATAATTATAAACTCGATGTAAAGATTCCTAAGATGATTTCAGAAAAATTGAAATTAAAACGAGTTGTTGCAGAACATAACAACAAAGAAGTAGTACTTGAAGGTGGAAGCATTGATTACAATGGCACCGGAACAATTATTACGACTGAAGAATGTCTGATGGATGATGAAGTTCAGGTGCGTAATCCGGGATTTACAAAAAAAGATTATGAGGAAGTTTTCAGAAAATATTTTGGTGTTACAAATGTAATCTGGTTAGGAAATGGAATTGCCGGAGATGATACCCACGGTCATGTTGATGACATTACAAGATTTGTAAATCGCAATACATTAGTTACTGTTATCGAAACTAAAGCTAATGATCCAAATTATATTCCTTTAATGGAAAACTGCGAACGATTGGAAGATGCAATTTTAGAAGATGGCTCAGCTCCCGAGATTGTTGAAATACCGATGCCTTCGCCGGTTTATTTCAAAGGACAGAGACTTCCTGCGAGTTATGCTAATTTTTATATCTCAAATTATGTAGTGCTTGTTCCTACATTTAATGATCCGAATGATAGAATAGCACTTGGAATATTATCTGAGTTATTTGAGGACAGGCCTGTAATCGGAATTCACGCTGTGGATTTAGTTTGGGGATTAGGCACGCTTCATTGTCTTACTCACGAACAAGTACTTTAG